In a genomic window of Diabrotica undecimpunctata isolate CICGRU chromosome 2, icDiaUnde3, whole genome shotgun sequence:
- the LOC140434244 gene encoding uncharacterized protein — protein sequence MRFIIEDNIKKFYPTAEESRVHNKLKCTEEGCNSVFMSESNLNLHLVKTHQRTNLKSDMLQKQYFCPELECAYHTKKYFRQLKTLRTHYMMRHSQEQFICSTCSIVFPLQKVLSRHAEYCGASFICPHCRADYAKYETLQTHGRRKKHNIPEKSFYKLNKAKSDTVVQNSVVPILPKNSVSFILLVDPVTKFNQESQTYAELPKFENKMIQVSSRLESQNNQHTQTGSKNQLLTVETQTVGGYNNRKSSAICDNSSTQKTSNTQTDIVESKNSSCNTSYSKDEFLIKNSINMNSSSTQTGECLSSNNYSASTHTHDSIYTNTSDLLKEDMNVNIGSFEFDNCHMETQTDFILDDVMFNGDYMSNMYTQTCDDILNDLGFSNIQTQTTIDDILKSVESQTVMSKSTAAERDMTHMETQTDIIFREMLEVINS from the coding sequence ATGAGGTTTATCATAGAAGATAACATAAAAAAGTTTTACCCAACGGCTGAAGAATCTCGTGTTCATAACAAACTTAAATGTACAGAGGAGGGATGTAATAGTGTGTTCATGTCAGAATCTAACCTTAATTTGCATCTGGTAAAAACCCATCAGAGAACAAACCTAAAGAGTGATATGCTTCAGAAACAATACTTTTGTCCTGAGCTGGAATGTGCTTAtcacacaaaaaaatattttagacagTTAAAAACACTTCGAACCCATTATATGATGAGGCACTCACAGGAGCAATTTATATGTTCTACATGCAGTATAGTATTTCCACTTCAAAAAGTACTGTCTCGGCATGCTGAATATTGTGGGGCCAGCTTTATATGCCCCCACTGTCGCGCTGATTATGCAAAATATGAAACATTACAGACTCATGGTAGAAGAAAGAAACATAATATACCTGAGAAAAGCTTCTATAAACTAAATAAAGCAAAAAGTGATACAGTGGTGCAAAATAGTGTAGTTCCTATTTTGCCTAAGAATTCTGTTAGTTTTATTCTACTAGTTGATCCAGTTACCAAATTTAATCAGGAAAGCCAAACATATGCAGAACTACCTAAATTTGAAAACAAAATGATACAAGTGTCTTCAAGGTTGGAAAGCCAAAATAACCAACATACACAAACAGGAAGCAAAAACCAATTGTTGACTGTGGAAACTCAGACTGTAGGAGGTTACAATAATAGGAAGAGTAGTGCCATTTGTGATAACTCTTCCACACAGAAGACTTCAAATACTCAAACAGATATTGTGGAGTCTAAAAATTCATCATGCAATACTTCATACAGCAAAGatgaatttttaattaaaaacagtaTCAATATGAACAGTTCCAGTACCCAAACGGGAGAGTGTCTTTCTTCTAATAATTACTCAGCTTCTACTCATACTCATGATTCAATTTATACAAATACATCTGACCTGCTTAAAGAAGACATGAATGTTAATATTGGTAGCTTTGAATTTGATAATTGTCATATGGAGACTCAAACCGACTTCATATTGGATGATGTAATGTTCAATGGTGACTATATGAGTAATATGTATACACAAACCTGTGATGACATTTTGAATGACCTAGGATTTAGTAATATTCAAACACAAACCACTATTGATGATATATTGAAATCTGTAGAAAGCCAGACTGTTATGTCAAAAAGCACTGCTGCTGAAAGAGATATGACTCATATGGAAACTCAGACTGATATTATATTCAGAGAAATGTTGGAAGTTATCAACTCATGA